The following nucleotide sequence is from Saimiri boliviensis isolate mSaiBol1 chromosome 6, mSaiBol1.pri, whole genome shotgun sequence.
AAAAGGCGGGCCTGATTCCAGCTTTCTGTTGAGATTCCAGAATATAAGGTTAGGTTGGGAATCAGAACATGAAAGATCTTGATGCCATGCTGAAGTGTTTGGACTGAATTAGAAGGAAGAATTGAACAGTCATTAATACTCTAGAAAGAACCCTGTGAAGGCAGAGTGGGAACAGTGAAAAAGCTTGGTGAAGTcttctcttcccatttttttcctttccctttcctttttcctttcctttctttcccttctctgtctcctccttattcttcttctctttcctgacagggtcttgctctattgcccagtctggagtttggcggcacaatcatagctcacgaaagcctggaactcctgggctcatgtgatcctcccaccccggcctcccaaagtgctggaattactggccaGAGCCTCTATGCCTGGCCCTGGTAGAATATATCTTAGAGTGTTGGGCACATACCACCAGTGGGTACAAAAtgactttatttacttattactttgagacagtctcgctctgtcgccaggctggagtgcagtggtgcgatcgcggctcactgcaatctccgcttcccaggttcaagtgattctcctgcctcagcctccagagtagctggcattataggtgcacgccaccacacccagctaattttttttgttttgtttttttgtatttttagtagagacggggtttcaccatgttggccaggatggcaaGATGACTTTAAATTGCAACCACTAGAAATCCTTTTTAATAGTTACATGTTtaacacatattaaaatataactgaTAGAACACAAATAGTATTGCTTatgatgagttttcttttttagtttattttagtttttaaaaaaaattctaaatgaataaaagtaCGGATTTTAGTTGGAAGTGGCAAAATCCTGAGGGTGATTTGGGAAATGCTGCCATAAGAAAGACTTGATGGCGGGGCgaggtgcctcacgcctgtaatcccagcactttgaggccaaggctggcagatcacccgtggtcgggagtttgagaccagcctgaccaacatggagaggctctgtctctactaaaaatgcaaaattagctggacatggtggtacatgcctgtaatcccagctacttgggacgctgaggcaggagaatcccttgaactgtggaggttgcagtgagccaagatcacgccattgtattccagcctgggccacaagagtgaaactgcgtctcaaaaaataaaaaaaacaacaacaaagacttgATCAGGTGCCGATCAACTCTGAAGTGCAATCATTTTTTGGGCCCAGTGACTGTAGAATGCCAGATCCCAAAATCAGGACCCAGGGAAGAGCCATGGCGTTAATATTTCAGACTCAGTTGTGGAGGGAAAACGCAAAGTGAAAGCTTGAAACTCTAGCAACATCATAATAAAAGTAGAAACTCTTATGTGGTGAGGTGATGACAGAGAGATGAGAGAAGCTTGTGAGGAAGCCACATCACCTCCATTCAGATGTTACATTTGCGGTCCTTTCTCAAGGCTGCCTTAacagtcagggttctccagagactCAAAACAAAGCAGATCTATTCATTTAGCTGGTGTATTTGCCTGTCTTCAGGTTTGCCATTATGGTCCCTAGACTCCTCAAGCTGGGCCAAGCACTCTGGCCTTCCGTGGTCCTTGATGGAACCTAGGTTGTAGCTTTTTTTGGtataataaataatgctgctgcCTTAGCATATCAACAATATCTATTTCTCTAAGCACCTGGTTCAATTTCTGGTACTTTTACTATTGAGTAGACTCCCCTGCTAGACTAAGTTTTTTGAGAACGGGGACTTTCTCTTCCTCGTCTTTTTATCTTCAGTAGTGCTGACTTGGTGTCCTTTTTATGTGGAATTTAGCCGAAGACACGAAGTTGGTGAGGTAACGCCAGTTACGacccttctcctttcctccatTTCTgacttgcctttcttttttagtCATCCGTCCTCTACATTGCCATGGGAATTCAAGGCCTGGCCAAACTAATTGCTGACGTGGCCCCCAGTGCCATCCGGGAGAATGACATCAAGAGCTACTTTGGCCGTAAGGTGGCCATTGATGCCTCCATGAGCATTTATCAGTTCCTGATTGCTGTTCGCCAGGGTGGGGATGTGCTGCAGAACGAGGAGGGTGAGACCACCAGCCACCTGATGGGCATGTTTTACCGCACTATCCGCATGATGGAGAACGGCATCAAGCCCGTGTATGTCTTTGACGGCAAGCCACCGCAGCTCAAGTCAGGCGAGCTGGCCAAACGCAGTGAACGGCgggctgaggcagagaagcaGCTGCAGCAGGCTCAGGCTGCTGGGGCCGAGCAGGAGGTGGAAAAATTCACTAAGCGGCTGGTGAAGGTCACTAAGCAGCACAACGATGAGTGCAAGCATCTGCTGAGCCTCATGGGCATCCCTTACCTTGATGCCCCCAGCGAGGCAGAGGCCAGCTGTGCGGCCCTGGTGAAGGCTGGCAAGGTCTATGCTGCGGCTACCGAGGACATGGACTGCCTCACCTTTGGCAGCCCTGTGCTAATGCGACACCTGACTGCCAGTGAATCCAAAAAGCTGCCCATCCAGGAATTCCACCTGAGCCGGATTCTGCAGGAGCTGGGCCTGAACCAGGAACAGTTTGTGGATCTGTGCATCCTGCTGGGCAGTGACTACTGTGAGAGTATCCGGGGCATTGGGCCCAAGCGGGCTGTGGACCTCATCCAGAAGCACAAGAGCATCGAGGAGATAGTGCGGCGACTCGACCCCACCAAGTACCCTGTGCCAGAAAATTGGCTCCACAGGGAGGCTCACCAGCTCTTCTTGGAACCTGAGGTGCTGGACCCAGAGTCTGTGGAGCTGAAGTGGAGTGAGCCAAATGAAGAAGAGCTGGTCAAGTTCATGTGTGGCGAAAAGCAGTTCTCTGAGGAGCGAATCCGCAGTGGGGTCAAGAGGCTGAGCAAGAGCCGCCAAGGCAGCACCCAGGGCCGCCTGGATGATTTCTTCAAGGTGACCGGCTCGCTCTCTTCAGCTAAGCGCAAGGAGCCAGAGCCCAAGGGATCTACTAAGAAGAAGGCAAAAACTGGGGCAGCAGGGAAGattaaaaggggaaaataaatgcGTTTCCCCATGCTTGACCCCAGAATATTTGCCCTCTTGTACCCTTAAGAGCTACAGCTAGAGAAACCGTCGGGTCGAGCGAGGATTCTAAGGTCTTTCTAATGTGACCCTTCTCAGTAGTGCTTGTCCCTTTTTTTTACTTGATCTTAATAGCAAGAAGGCCGCAgaggtactttttcttttttagctcagGAAAATACATCAGGTTCAAACCACTTCTCAGGCAGTTTAATGGACACTAAGTCCATTGTTACATCCAAGTGATAGCAACAATTTttggagaagagagagggagataaaAGTGGGGAGACAAAAGATGTAGAGAAATGATTTCCTGGCTGGCCAGCTGGTGGCCAGTGGGAGGGGATGGTGGACCTGGCCTGTGCTTTCCTCTAGTTCAGCCTTGACCCACCTTGAGAGAGCCGTCAGGAAGGCCCATCTTAGCAGATGGGAAGAACAGCTGAGAGAAGATAGGCAGAGAGCTGGAGCCCCTGGGGTTGACTGTGGCTGTGGCCGTGGCTGATTACGGGCTGTGTCTTGGGGTGGGCAGAAACTCGAACTTGCTGTTACTTGTGTCTAGTTATTCAGAGGAGTAAGATGGTGATGTTCATCTGTCAGTCAGCTGAGTTGAGACTTTGGGATAAGACACTGGTTTTCatgtgctgtttttgttttaaagttatgaagagaaaaaaaagtcaataaaatcataaaagtaaCCAAAATGTCACATTCTTtgagaacatttgaaaatatctgGAGGGACCATGGCTCCAAATAGTTTTCCTTCTCACTCAGATAACACGCTGTAATGTAATTGCACTCGATTAACAATGGGTGGTTTGAAAGTGGCCACAAGATGGCACCATGCTCCATAAAATGGCCACAGCAGCTTGAAGGAACCTCAGCCATTAGGAGGAGGATgctttgttaattgtttcttgCTGGGAGATGAGTTTTAATAAATTGAATAGATCTAGTCTCACTCCATGTGATATCAAAGGAGTGCCTTTAAGAAAGCCTCacaattaggccgggcgcggtggctcacgcctataatcccagcactttgcgaggccgaggtgggtggatcacagggtcaagagattgagactatcctggtcaaaatggtgaaaccccatctctactaaaaatacaaaaattagctgggcatgttggtgcatgcctgtagtcccagctactctggaggctggggcaggagaattgtttgaaccaggaggcagaggttgtggtgagccgagatcacgccattgcactccagcctggttaacgagcaaaactccgtctccaaaaaaaaaaaaaaaagcctcacaaTTTACATCAGCTACCTCATAACATCCAACCATTTACTTTGCCACTACTTGTAAACTGAAAGCTGCCATTCAGAACCATTTTCTTGTTCCTTTTGTAACATTAAATCTAAGTTGCTGTTTCCCATAGAGATGGCATGGGTTTGAACTTTGAAAGTTTTATAAGCCCAATAAAGCTTGGTGGGAAACCGGCCCATTTGAGCGTTCGATGTTTTAGCATTCCCTTCAGTTCCATTTGAAGTTAACAGGGACACTTATGTAACTGTCCGAAATTTCTGCTGGCAGCGTCTTGACGGATTAAACAGGTAGGAGCCTGAAGACCAGTAGTTTTCAAGGCTTTTAATGGAGAAACCTATTCGTCAAGTGTAATCTTATGTGAAATTTCAGGATATATAAGTTTCTCTGGTTGAAGCTGGAATGGGATAAAGTCTCCCCAGCAATGGCCTCTGAAAACTGGTGTTGACAGAAAATTCTATCCCAAGGGCAGCTAACTTTTGAAACTGATTTTCCCAGATTGTACCAGGCCACACAACTTATTTGAGCTTTATTTTCTGATTCAGGCAGATTGATTCTAAACCTGCAGTAATAATGATGGTGATAGGAAGTAGAGAcggtaagatttctttttttttcttttttgagacagagtcttttgctctgtcacccaggctggagttcagtagtatgatcctggctcactgtagcctcaacctcctgggcttaagcaattctacctcagcctcccaggcagctgggactacggcTACAGGCCACCGTgcctagatatttaattttttgtagagatgggatttcactgttgcccaggctggtcttgaactcctgggctcaagcaatcctcccaactcagcctccaaaaggCAAGGATTATGTGTGCCATTCTCTTCCAGtcctggaattgcaggcatgaaccactgtgcctggc
It contains:
- the FEN1 gene encoding flap endonuclease 1, with translation MGIQGLAKLIADVAPSAIRENDIKSYFGRKVAIDASMSIYQFLIAVRQGGDVLQNEEGETTSHLMGMFYRTIRMMENGIKPVYVFDGKPPQLKSGELAKRSERRAEAEKQLQQAQAAGAEQEVEKFTKRLVKVTKQHNDECKHLLSLMGIPYLDAPSEAEASCAALVKAGKVYAAATEDMDCLTFGSPVLMRHLTASESKKLPIQEFHLSRILQELGLNQEQFVDLCILLGSDYCESIRGIGPKRAVDLIQKHKSIEEIVRRLDPTKYPVPENWLHREAHQLFLEPEVLDPESVELKWSEPNEEELVKFMCGEKQFSEERIRSGVKRLSKSRQGSTQGRLDDFFKVTGSLSSAKRKEPEPKGSTKKKAKTGAAGKIKRGK